One Papaver somniferum cultivar HN1 chromosome 10, ASM357369v1, whole genome shotgun sequence genomic window carries:
- the LOC113317167 gene encoding NADH dehydrogenase [ubiquinone] 1 alpha subcomplex assembly factor 2-like, with protein MSKLFSRLTGFCTSRNLAGVDKAGNRYFTLQENVDGIMKEKRWVKFKAEDDPTSIPVEWICWLNGQRKKAPTDQEMADLEARRERVKLNIATLKKEEEERKSKEGKIKRSVSTDKVGGPDLKSFIRQFPNSSGEGGGKKEQTNAADDNTDSSRSTEPTGTGKSYKPGTWQPPT; from the exons ATGTCGAAGCTTTTCTCAAGGTTAACCGGTTTCTGTACCTCTCGAAATCTCGCCGGAGTTGATAAAGCAGGGAATCGATATTTTACTCTGCAAGAAAATGTTGATGGAATCA TGAAAGAAAAGAGATGGGTGAAATTCAAAGCAGAGGATGACCCTACCTCCATTCCAG TCGAGTGGATCTGCTGGTTGAATGGACAAAGAAAGAAAGCTCCAACTGATCAG GAAATGGCTGATCTGGAGGCAAGGCGTGAACGTGTTAAACTTAATATTGCCA CTCTTAAGAAAGAAGAGGAGGAAAGGAAATCCAAAGAGGGGAAAATTAAACGAAGCGTAAGCACTG ATAAAGTTGGAGGTCCCGACTTGAAGAGTTTCATTCGGCAGTTTCCAAATTCTTCTGGAGAAG GAGGTgggaaaaaggaacaaacaaatgCAGCTGATGATAACACCGACAGTTCCAG GTCTACAGAACCAACAGGAACTGGCAAATCCTACAAACCAGGGACATGGCAACCACCAACATGA